A section of the Leminorella richardii genome encodes:
- the rplT gene encoding 50S ribosomal protein L20, translated as MARVKRGVIARARHKKIMKQAKGYYGARSRVYRVAFQAVIKAGQYAYRDRRQRKRQFRQLWIARINAAARQNGLSYSRFINGLKKASVEIDRKILADIAVFDKVAFAALVEKAKSVLA; from the coding sequence ATGGCTCGCGTAAAACGTGGTGTAATTGCACGCGCACGTCACAAGAAAATCATGAAGCAGGCGAAAGGTTACTACGGTGCCCGTTCGCGCGTTTACCGTGTTGCCTTCCAGGCAGTAATCAAAGCAGGTCAGTACGCTTACCGCGACCGTCGTCAGCGCAAGCGTCAGTTCCGTCAGCTGTGGATTGCACGTATCAACGCTGCTGCTCGCCAAAATGGTTTGTCTTACAGCCGCTTCATCAATGGCCTGAAAAAGGCTTCTGTTGAAATCGACCGTAAGATCCTAGCTGATATCGCTGTATTCGACAAAGTAGCTTTCGCTGCTTTAGTTGAAAAAGCAAAATCAGTTCTGGCGTAA
- the pheM gene encoding pheST operon leader peptide PheM — MNPAIFRFFFYFSA, encoded by the coding sequence ATGAATCCTGCTATTTTCCGCTTCTTCTTTTACTTTAGCGCCTGA
- the thrS gene encoding threonine--tRNA ligase, translating into MPVITLPDGSQRQYDHAVSVMDIARDIGPGLAKACIAGRVNGERVDACDPIENDVKLEIITAKDDDGLEIIRHSCAHLLGHAIKQLWPDTKMAIGPTIDNGFYYDVDIDRTLNQEDLDLLEQRMMELVKKDYDVIKKKVSWQEAYDTFAARGEIYKQRILDENISRDAFPALYHHEEYVDMCRGPHVPNMRFCHHFKLQKVSGAYWRGDSNNKMLQRIYGTAWADKKQLSAYLQRLEEAAKRDHRKIGKQLDLYHMQEEAPGMVFWHNDGWTIFRELEAFVRMKLKEYDYQEVKGPFMMDRVLWEKTGHWENYKEAMFTTSSENREYCIKPMNCPGHVQIFNQGLKSYRDLPLRMAEFGSCHRNEPSGALHGLMRVRGFTQDDAHIFCTEEQVRQEVTSCIKMVYDLYSTFGFENISVKLSTRPEKRIGSDEMWDRAEHDLAEALTANGLEFDYQPGEGAFYGPKIEFTLHDSLDRAWQCGTVQLDFSLPGRLSASFVGEDNERHVPVMIHRAILGSLERFIGILTEECAGFFPTWLAPQQVVVMNITDDQADYVSDLAKKLQAAGIRAKADLRNEKIGFKIREHTLRRVPYMLVCGDKEVEVGKVAVRTRRGKDLGSLDVDYVIEKLQQEIRSRSLNQLEE; encoded by the coding sequence ATGCCAGTAATTACTCTTCCTGATGGAAGTCAACGTCAGTACGATCACGCTGTTTCTGTTATGGATATCGCTCGCGATATCGGTCCCGGTTTAGCCAAGGCCTGTATTGCCGGTCGTGTTAACGGTGAACGCGTAGACGCCTGCGATCCCATTGAAAACGACGTAAAGCTTGAGATCATCACCGCAAAAGACGATGACGGTCTGGAAATTATCCGACACTCGTGCGCGCACCTGTTAGGGCACGCCATCAAGCAGCTGTGGCCGGATACCAAAATGGCGATCGGTCCGACCATCGATAACGGCTTTTACTACGATGTCGACATTGACAGAACGTTAAATCAGGAAGATCTGGATCTGCTTGAGCAGCGCATGATGGAACTGGTCAAAAAAGACTACGACGTCATTAAAAAGAAAGTTAGCTGGCAAGAGGCTTACGATACTTTTGCCGCGCGTGGTGAAATCTACAAGCAGCGGATTCTGGATGAAAACATCAGTCGCGATGCGTTTCCTGCGCTGTACCATCACGAAGAATATGTCGATATGTGCCGCGGTCCGCACGTGCCGAATATGCGATTCTGCCACCATTTCAAACTGCAAAAAGTCTCTGGCGCCTACTGGCGCGGCGACAGCAATAACAAAATGCTGCAGCGCATTTACGGCACCGCCTGGGCGGATAAAAAGCAGCTAAGCGCTTATTTACAGCGTCTGGAAGAAGCCGCTAAGCGCGACCACCGTAAAATCGGCAAGCAGCTTGATCTTTACCACATGCAGGAAGAGGCTCCTGGCATGGTGTTCTGGCACAACGACGGCTGGACCATCTTCCGCGAGCTGGAAGCCTTTGTGCGCATGAAGCTCAAAGAGTATGACTATCAGGAAGTCAAAGGTCCGTTCATGATGGACCGCGTGCTGTGGGAAAAAACCGGCCACTGGGAAAACTACAAAGAGGCGATGTTTACCACTTCGTCAGAAAACCGTGAGTACTGCATTAAGCCGATGAACTGCCCAGGACACGTACAGATTTTTAATCAGGGTCTGAAGTCCTACCGCGATCTGCCGCTAAGAATGGCGGAGTTTGGCAGCTGTCACCGCAATGAGCCCTCTGGCGCGCTGCACGGTTTGATGCGCGTTCGCGGCTTTACACAGGACGATGCCCACATTTTCTGTACCGAAGAGCAGGTACGTCAGGAAGTCACCAGCTGTATCAAGATGGTTTACGACCTGTACAGCACCTTTGGCTTTGAAAATATCAGCGTGAAGCTGTCCACTCGCCCTGAAAAGCGCATTGGTTCCGATGAGATGTGGGATCGCGCAGAGCACGACTTGGCTGAAGCCTTAACGGCTAACGGCCTTGAGTTTGATTATCAGCCGGGCGAAGGGGCATTTTACGGTCCTAAGATCGAGTTTACGCTGCACGACAGTCTCGATCGCGCATGGCAGTGTGGTACTGTTCAGCTAGACTTCTCTCTGCCGGGCCGCCTGAGCGCGTCTTTTGTGGGTGAAGACAACGAACGCCACGTGCCGGTAATGATTCACCGCGCCATTCTTGGCTCGTTAGAACGTTTTATCGGTATACTGACCGAAGAGTGCGCCGGGTTCTTCCCAACCTGGCTGGCACCACAACAGGTTGTCGTGATGAATATCACTGACGATCAGGCCGATTATGTCAGCGATTTAGCAAAAAAATTGCAGGCAGCAGGCATTCGTGCGAAAGCGGACTTGAGAAATGAGAAAATAGGCTTTAAAATCCGCGAGCACACTCTAAGGCGTGTCCCTTATATGTTAGTTTGTGGCGATAAAGAGGTAGAGGTCGGCAAAGTTGCCGTTCGTACCCGCCGCGGTAAGGATTTGGGTAGCCTTGACGTTGATTACGTTATTGAGAAACTGCAGCAAGAGATTCGCAGTCGTAGTCTTAACCAACTGGAGGAATAA
- the infC gene encoding translation initiation factor IF-3, with amino-acid sequence MKGGKRVQTARPNRINTEIRAREVRLTGIDGEQIGIVSLNEALQKAEEAGVDLVEISPNAEPPVCRIMDYGKFLYEKSKATKEQKKKQKVVQVKEIKFRPGTDDGDYQVKLRSLVRFLEEGDKAKITLRFRGREMAHQQIGMEVLNRVRDDLAELAVVESYPSRIEGRQMIMVLAPKKKQ; translated from the coding sequence ATTAAAGGCGGAAAAAGAGTTCAAACAGCGCGTCCTAATCGCATAAACACAGAGATTCGCGCCCGTGAAGTTCGACTGACAGGTATCGATGGCGAGCAGATAGGGATTGTTAGTCTGAATGAAGCGCTGCAAAAAGCAGAGGAAGCGGGTGTCGATCTTGTCGAAATAAGCCCGAATGCTGAGCCGCCAGTTTGTCGTATCATGGACTACGGCAAATTCCTCTATGAAAAGAGTAAGGCTACGAAAGAGCAGAAGAAGAAGCAAAAAGTTGTTCAGGTCAAGGAAATTAAATTCCGGCCTGGTACCGATGATGGCGACTATCAGGTAAAACTCCGCAGCCTGGTTCGCTTTCTGGAAGAGGGCGATAAAGCCAAAATCACGCTCCGTTTCCGCGGTCGTGAAATGGCTCACCAGCAGATCGGCATGGAAGTGCTTAACCGCGTCCGTGACGACCTTGCAGAACTGGCCGTTGTTGAATCCTACCCTAGTAGGATTGAAGGACGTCAGATGATCATGGTGCTCGCTCCGAAGAAGAAACAGTAA
- the rpmI gene encoding 50S ribosomal protein L35, whose protein sequence is MPKIKTVRGAAKRFKKTASGGFKRKHANLRHILTKKATKRKRHLRPKGMVSKGDLGLVVACLPYA, encoded by the coding sequence ATGCCAAAGATCAAAACAGTGCGTGGCGCAGCTAAGCGCTTTAAAAAGACTGCCTCTGGCGGTTTTAAGCGTAAGCATGCCAACCTACGTCACATTCTGACCAAGAAAGCGACTAAGCGTAAACGTCACCTGCGTCCGAAAGGCATGGTCTCCAAAGGGGATCTGGGTCTGGTCGTAGCGTGCCTGCCGTACGCATAA